One Deinococcus multiflagellatus DNA window includes the following coding sequences:
- a CDS encoding TetR/AcrR family transcriptional regulator: MARTSKTDWLNAGLQVLTAQGEGGLTVDGLVTFMGLTKGSFYHHFPSLGAYRTALLAHLDHVGFADVVDTIDPALPPAAQLQFLTDLISRRNPAEDRAVRLWAERDPGARALVQRVDERRLAYLAGLFTAIVGDPAQGRQLARLGYAVYLGAAQMHPPIQGEEYRQLGELLHRQLLGGAPPRP, from the coding sequence ATGGCCCGAACCTCGAAAACCGACTGGCTGAACGCGGGCCTGCAGGTGCTGACCGCCCAGGGCGAGGGCGGCCTGACCGTGGACGGGCTGGTGACCTTCATGGGCCTGACCAAGGGCTCCTTTTACCACCATTTCCCCAGCCTGGGCGCGTACCGAACCGCGCTGCTGGCGCACCTGGACCATGTGGGCTTTGCCGACGTGGTGGACACCATTGACCCTGCGCTCCCCCCCGCCGCCCAGCTGCAGTTCCTCACCGACCTGATCAGCCGCCGCAACCCCGCCGAGGACCGCGCTGTCCGCCTGTGGGCCGAGCGCGATCCCGGGGCCCGCGCGCTGGTGCAGCGGGTGGACGAGCGGCGGCTGGCCTATCTGGCCGGGCTGTTCACGGCCATCGTGGGCGACCCGGCGCAGGGCCGGCAGCTGGCCCGGCTGGGCTACGCCGTCTATCTGGGGGCCGCCCAGATGCACCCCCCCATTCAGGGCGAGGAGTACCGCCAGCTGGGCGAACTGCTGCACCGGCAACTGCTGGGCGGCGCCCCGCCCAGGCCCTGA
- a CDS encoding DUF6463 family protein produces MTRASRWLRGLALLHLAVGLVLYREPLLGWVQAGVVNAVEPHWDRMAAFWFLLYGALLYGQGQLAAAFEARREPLPRAFVQGWLLTGLLGTVAMPLSGLPLVALAAALSLRARPAPVTP; encoded by the coding sequence ATGACACGAGCAAGTCGTTGGTTGCGGGGCCTGGCCCTGCTGCACCTGGCCGTGGGGCTGGTGCTGTACCGCGAGCCCCTGCTGGGCTGGGTTCAGGCCGGGGTCGTGAATGCCGTGGAACCCCACTGGGACCGCATGGCCGCCTTCTGGTTCCTGCTGTACGGCGCGCTGCTGTACGGCCAGGGCCAGCTGGCCGCCGCCTTTGAGGCCCGCCGCGAACCGCTGCCCCGCGCGTTCGTGCAGGGCTGGCTGCTGACCGGCTTACTGGGCACCGTGGCGATGCCCCTCAGTGGCCTGCCGCTGGTGGCGCTGGCCGCTGCCCTGAGCCTGCGCGCCCGCCCCG